The Coraliomargarita parva sequence GGCGTTTTCCGAGGGTCCCATCCAGTTCGGAACCATGAGAATCCCGGGTAGCTCGGCTGCTTCCGCGGCCTCGAGATTGTAGATCAGGGTGCCTTCGAATTGGACGCCGTCCTGCTCGTAGGGAACGGATTGTTGGAGCATGGCGGCTGAGGCATGTCCAGCCGCGAGAAGGGTGAGTGAGGTCAGTAGTGCTTTCATGGCACATAGGGAGTTTTGTGCCGGCTGAAAGTCAAATGACAGTCCCGTTAATTGGGGGGGGGGGGGAGCCGTTTGGCTCAGTGAGGCCAGTCGATATCTTCTTCTGTCTCAGCGAAGGCGTCGTCCTGGGGCTCGTAGCCCAGTAATTCGCGGGCGTCCGAGATGTCCAGGTGCTTGAATTGATTGTCACTGATGCCGTGAAAGACCGCGAACAAGAGGTCTTCGTTTTCAATACAGAGCTGAATCAATTGGTTCAAATCGCGGGGTGAGACCCAGAAATCGAGTCCGCCCTGTGGGTGTCGCGACCGGATTGTTTTGCGGGAGAGAAACATGCCGATGCGGATCGCGATGCAGGAGAGGCCATGGACTTCGGCCGTGTAACGACCGAGGGCTTCGGCAAAACATTTGCTCACGCCGTAGAGGTCACCCGGGCAGACGGGTTCGTGTGTTTTTACTTGTTCCTCGGCGGGGTAGGCGGAAACCGCATGGATACTGGAGGCGAGAATGACCCGGCGGCAGCCGGCGCTTCGTGCGGCCTGTACGACGTTATAGGCGCCGATAATGTTGTCGCGATGCAGGGTTTCCCATTCGGCAAAAGGCGATGATTCGGCTGCCAGATGGACGATGGTGTCGACCCCGTCAAAGAGGCCGGTCAAGGCCTCCAGGTCTTCCAGCCGGGCCTCCACGATCGTGCCGCAGCCCTCGAGCCGGGCTGTTTGCTCGGCAGAGTGGCCCGGGCGAAGCATTAATTTCAAGGCGTACTGGTCCTTGGCGGCCTGTGCGAAGCGCGTACCGATTCTGCCCCCGGCACCG is a genomic window containing:
- a CDS encoding NAD-dependent epimerase/dehydratase family protein — protein: MLAKHYPESWKGRPRTDGPRSVLVTGAGGRIGTRFAQAAKDQYALKLMLRPGHSAEQTARLEGCGTIVEARLEDLEALTGLFDGVDTIVHLAAESSPFAEWETLHRDNIIGAYNVVQAARSAGCRRVILASSIHAVSAYPAEEQVKTHEPVCPGDLYGVSKCFAEALGRYTAEVHGLSCIAIRIGMFLSRKTIRSRHPQGGLDFWVSPRDLNQLIQLCIENEDLLFAVFHGISDNQFKHLDISDARELLGYEPQDDAFAETEEDIDWPH